A window of Bos taurus isolate L1 Dominette 01449 registration number 42190680 breed Hereford chromosome 19, ARS-UCD2.0, whole genome shotgun sequence contains these coding sequences:
- the OR4C1E gene encoding olfactory receptor family 4 subfamily C member 1E translates to MDVLRPPSNVTEFVLLGLTQNPHLQKILFVVFLLIFLFTVLANLLIVITISFSPTLSAPMYFFLTYLAFIDASFTSVTTPKITIDLLYQRTTISWGGCLTQLFLVHFLGATEVIVLIVMAYDRYVAICKPLHYTAIMRQGLCQLLVVVAWIGGIMHATVQILFMVNLTFCGLYVIDHFMCDFFSLLEIACGNTYKIGIIVAANSGAMCLLIFSMLLISYIVILSSLKSHGSEGRHKALSTCGAHFTVVVLYFVPCIFSYTRPVTTYSADKLVTVFFAILTPMLNPIIYTVRNIEVKNAMSSLFKRNVM, encoded by the coding sequence ATGGATGTCCTCAGGCCTCCCAGCAATGTGACTGAATTTGTTCTCTTGGGACTCACACAGAATCCACACTTGCAGAAAATACTCTTCGTTGTCTTTTTGCTCATTTTCCTGTTTACTGTGTTGGCCAACCTGCTCATTGTCATTACGATCTCCTTCAGCCCCACACTTTCTGCTCCCATGTACTTCTTTCTAACTTATTTGGCCTTCATAGATGCCTCCTTCACTTCTGTCACCACCCCCAAAATAACCATTGACCTGTTGTACCAGAGGACAACCATCTCCTGGGGTGGCTGTTTGACTCAGCTCTTTTTAGTACACTTTCTTGGAGCAACAGAGGTGATTGTCCTCATtgtcatggcctatgaccgctacgtGGCCATCTGTAAGCCTCTGCACTACACGGCCATCATGCGACAGGGGCTCTGCCAGCTCCTGGTGGTGGTGGCCTGGATCGGGGGTATCATGCATGCCACTGTGCAGATTCTTTTCATGGTCAACTTGACCTTCTGTGGTCTCTATGTAATTGATCACTTCATGTGTGATTTCTTCTCACTTTTGGAAATTGCCTGCGGCAACACCTACAAGATCGGAATTATAGTGGCAGCCAACAGTGGGGCCATGTGCTTGCTCATTTTCTCCATGCTCCTCATCTCCTACATAGTCATCCTGAGCTCCCTGAAATCCCATGGCTCTGAAGGACGGCACAAAGCCCTCTCTACATGTGGTGCTCACTTTACAGTAGTGGTACTCTACTTTGTCCCTTGTATATTCAGCTACACCCGACCTGTGACTACTTACTCTGCAGACAAATTGGTAACTGTGTTCTTTGCAATCCTCACACCCATGTTGAATCCTATAATTTACACAGTGAGAAATATAGAAGTGAAAAATGCCATGAGTAGTTTGTTCAAGAGGAATGTAATGTAG